One segment of Panicum virgatum strain AP13 chromosome 1K, P.virgatum_v5, whole genome shotgun sequence DNA contains the following:
- the LOC120641303 gene encoding protein JINGUBANG codes for MNSAGEQEPSQIQHEPVEAMLSQAVSLSSQPSLPSLPSLGPRDQNLSPSHHQCLATLRGHSSYVSALAVDGDSLYSASSDGRIRAWPLDGAGGRQEQQQGDDGCSATVVAAAACDSSVKCLLAVGDGLLLSSHQDGKIRAWRAGRRKDGTPRLVLRAALPTCVDRLQASLLPWSYVQVRRHRWRAWVHHVDAVTALAVSPDGALLYSASWDRSLRVWRLPGFRCVESIAPAHDDAINALAVSPDGLVYTGSADKKIKAWRRHPERRNKHVVVQTMERHRSAVNALALGVDGTVLYSGACDRSVVVWERGGDWRMVATGTLRGHRKAILCLAAAGGVVCSGSADRTVRVWRRGAENTEYTCLAVLEGHGAPVKSLALVYGRDRGSSGTGGGSALVCSGALDGEVKIWSALVPCLL; via the coding sequence ATGAATTCTGCCGGTGAGCAAGAGCCGAGCCAAATCCAGCATGAGCCCGTAGAAGCTATGCTTTCTCAGGCCGTGTCGCTCTCGTCGCAGCCAAGCCTTCCTTCTCTGCCGTCGCTAGGTCCCCGGGACCAAAACTTAAGCCCTTCCCACCACCAATGCCTCGCCACCCTCAGAGGCCACTCCTCCTACGtctccgccctcgccgtcgacggcGACTCGCTGTACAGCGCGTCGTCGGACGGCCGCATCAGGGCGTGGCCGTTGGACGGCGCGGGTGGaaggcaggagcagcagcagggtgACGACGGTTGCAGCGCTACggttgtcgccgccgccgcgtgcgacAGCTCCGTCAAGTGTCTTCTCGCCGTGGGCGACGGTCTCCTCCTCAGCTCCCACCAGGACGGCAAGATCAGGGCGTGGCGGGCCGGCCGCCGGAAGGACGGGACCCCACGCCTCGTCCTGCGCGCTGCCCTGCCGACCTGCGTGGACCGGCTGCAGGCGTCCCTGCTCCCGTGGAGCTACGTGCAGGTCCGGCGGCACCGGTGGCGCGCCTGGGTGCACCACGTGGACGCGGTCACCGCGCTGGCGGTGTCCCCGGACGGCGCGCTCCTGTACTCGGCGTCGTGGGACCGGAGCCTCAGGGTGTGGCGCCTGCCGGGCTtccggtgcgtggagtccatcGCTCCCGCGCACGACGACGCCATCAACGCGCTGGCGGTGTCCCCCGACGGGCTCGTGTACACGGGCTCGGCCGACAAGAAGATCAAGGCGTGGAGGCGGCACCCGGAGCGGAGGAACAAGCACGTGGTTGTGCAAACGATGGAGCGGCACAGGTCGGCGGTGAACGCGCTCGCTCTGGGGGTCGACGGGACGGTGCTCTACTCCGGCGCGTGCGACCGGTCGGTCGTGGTgtgggagcgcggcggcgactgGCGCATGGTAGCCACCGGCACGCTCAGAGGGCACAGGAAGGCGATCCTGtgcctggcggcggccgggggcgtgGTGTGTAGCGGCTCGGCAGACAGGACGGTGAGGGTGTGGAGGAGGGGAGCGGAGAACACGGAATACACTTGCCTGGCCGTCCTGGAAGGCCATGGCGCGCCTGTGAAGAGCTTGGCGTTGGTGTACGGACGTGATCGCGGCTCGTCTGGCACCGGCGGCGGTTCTGCGCTTGTTTGCAGCGGCGCACTGGATGGGGAAGTGAAGATTTGGAGTGCGCTTGTTCCTTGCTTGCTTTAA